From the genome of Pseudomonas mohnii:
CGCCGGAACAGTTGCGCACCCTGCCATTGCATCGGTCGCTCGACCTCGTGGGCCCAGGCGCCGGCGCCGTTGTGGGCGAGTCGCGGTCGGTAGGCGTCGGCCCGCTGCGGGTGGCGAATGGAATATGTACCGCCTTCAGCCTCGGCGCCCACTGCATAAGTGCGCCCCTCAAGCGTCAGAAAGGTTTTGCCAGCGTGATGCTGTAGCCCCTGCTCGTCCGGTATGCCGCCGGTCGGCAGCGCGGCGGTTTGTTCGTAGGGTTGCAGGTCGGGATTCCATAAACGCATGCGACCGTCGGACAGTGCTACCGGTTTAAGCCCCTTGATAAACGCCGACGGCTTGAGGGGAAGCACCTTTCCGGCCACAGCCCCCACCACCCCGAAAGCGCCGAGTTGCGCGAGGTTCTCGGCGATGACCAGCAGATGATCAGCCGCTTCGGACACTTGCCCTTCAGCCCAATCGAGAACACCGGTAAAGGCTTCATCGAGCAATTGATAAGCGGTATACGCCAGCATCACTTCACCCAGAAACGGCACGAAGGGCATTGCCACCAGGGTTGCGACCTGCACGACGATCGAAGCCACGTTTTCCAGGCTGTCCCACAGCGCCCAGCGCGACTGGCGATCCTCATCGGCCGTGGGCACGGCGATGATGCGCGCGTCATTGAGGATTTTGTCGAGCTTGTCCTGATACAGCCATTGCCATGGATCACCCTGAACCGGGTGCGCGTGGAATCGCAACTTGGGGTTGTCAACGGGCGTGCGTCGCCAGGCCGGCCGTGGGTCACCCGGCTGTACTGCGTGCCAGGTCTCGGCATTCAAGTGCTGGTCGAGCGCGGCAAAAAAATAACCGCGCTGCTCATGGGCGATAAACCGGGCAAAAAACCGTTGATAGGCCGGTGAACGCAGTTGCTCCGTCAATGCCGTCTTGAACGCCAGGGCCGACGGGTACTCTTTGATCGGATGCTGCGGATCGTCAGGCACGTACACGATCAACGGTTCCACGCGCGATGAGCCTTCCAGATCACCCGCCAGCACCATGATCCCGGTCAGCCGGGCCGTCATGATCTGCAATTGGTAGCAGCGCAACGCCAGACTCGCCACGCCATCCAGCAGCCGCAGCAGCGACGCCAGGGAATCGGTGCCGATGTCACCTTTCATCCGCGCCAGGAGCACAGCCGCCCTGAACGCATCTTTTTGACTGGTCTTGACCCTGAACGCCAGTCCGACCCGGGCCACTGAATCCCTGGGTAACAGAATCGCCTCCAATTGTGATGCGTACTGACCGCCGATATCCAGTTCGCGGCACATTGAAGCAAAGGCGCCGATCGTTATTCGTTCGTTAATGGGCAATACATGAAAATGGCCATGGCTATCAGGTTCGCTGATAAAACAGGATGCATTATCAAAGTACTGGTCAGCGGTTTCCTTCTTCTCAAAGTTATGCAGGGCCGCGTCTAACAGGGAAAGGGTTTTAACTTGATACCCCGGCAAAATGCCTTTGGGCAAATAGAGCCGCACGTATGAGTGGGTAACATCGAGTTCGACGCCAAAACGATTCTTCAGCGCCTGGCGCAGCAAGGGCTCGGCAAACCGACGGGCATCGGCCAACGACTCAAACACCCGGTCCAGCTTGGCCTGGGATATCCAGCTGGCTTTGACAGCCTGCGCCAACTCTGCGTGTGAAGCCGCTGATACCATTCGGTACCATTCAGGAACGATGACAGGCGCTTGCCGCAAAGCCAAGCGTCTGTCGGGTGATGCCTGGGTTAGCCAATCCGGAATTTTTTCTTCAATGAATCGCTTATGACCATCATCAGTGCAATGTTCTAAACATAGATCAACCATACAAGCAGCCTATAAACCGAAGTTGAACTTCAGCTTATAAAAACCAACCACCCAGCCTGCGTTAAATAATTACCGCATCTTCGCTTGCACGTTATGCAGATCCTTCACTGCTCATCGTTATAGACAAACTTTGGCATTTCCCAGTGAAAACGAATCGCCAACAAGCGCAACAGGAAACCGCCGAACAGGGTGATCAGGATGGCCTGTTCGCCGGGCAAATTCAGGTACAGACAAAGCATGTAGCACCACGCCGCGGCGAACGAGACGCTGGCGTAGAGCTCACGACGGAAGATCAGTGGAATATCGTTGCAGAAGATATCCCGCAGGATGCCGCCGAACACCCCGGTGATGACCCCGCTGACCGATGCGACCAGCATGCCATGGCCCATTTCCAGGGCGGTCATGCAGCCGATCAGGGTAAACGCCACCAGACCGACGGCATCGAGCACCAGAAACAGCGAACGCAGGTGACGCATCCAGCGTGCCGTGAACACCGTCACCATGGCCGCGACAGAGGTCAACACCAGGTATTCCGGGTGTTTGACCCACGTCAGGGGGTAATGCCCCAGCAGCACATCACGCACCGATCCCCCGCCCAGCGCCGTGACGCACGCAATCAAGACCACGCCAAACCAGTCCATGCCGCGACGGCCCGCAGACAGGGCGCCGGTCATGGCTTCGGCTGTGATGGCGATCAGGTAGAGCATCAGCAACATGGTGGCGGTCCTTGCAGAAAGGCGCGCAGTCTACTCACTTCACCCAAGCACCAAAAGAGGGCAATCGGAAAACCTTTGGCGAGGGGCTAGCCGGGACGCCGCACCGCCCTGTTGGCGTGCTAAGCGCTCCCTTGCAGCCTTCCAGTCAGACCGCGTTTACAGGTTTACGACTGCTGCGCAGCCGAGCGGGGCGGTGCGGCGTCCCGACAAGCTGCCTCGCCACAATGGCCCTCGCGATGCATGATCAGAACTTGATGAAATGCTTGCGGTAGTGCTGCAACTCGGCGATGGACTCGCGGATGTCGTCCAGGGCCAGGTGGGTACTGCCTTTCTTGAAGCTGTCACGCACATCCGGCGCCCAGCGCGCCGCCAGTTCCTTAAGCGTGGACACATCGAGGTTGCGGTAGTGGAAATAGCTTTCCAGGGATTTCATGTGGGTATAAAG
Proteins encoded in this window:
- a CDS encoding trimeric intracellular cation channel family protein, with product MLLMLYLIAITAEAMTGALSAGRRGMDWFGVVLIACVTALGGGSVRDVLLGHYPLTWVKHPEYLVLTSVAAMVTVFTARWMRHLRSLFLVLDAVGLVAFTLIGCMTALEMGHGMLVASVSGVITGVFGGILRDIFCNDIPLIFRRELYASVSFAAAWCYMLCLYLNLPGEQAILITLFGGFLLRLLAIRFHWEMPKFVYNDEQ